In one Magallana gigas chromosome 7, xbMagGiga1.1, whole genome shotgun sequence genomic region, the following are encoded:
- the LOC105342055 gene encoding fidgetin-like protein 1 — MNVNDEYDKQFLNQYQTLFLSDKLTNGTPGEKADVYRRLMGQLQLARNHGRLSSDNLELLLKEYWRPYTAIVDTHNTEQGLNNFAEGALSICSKYRNESQKWKSSLSLEKVQQMESYKKYLADVKDKQEKLLPEGRQSEIVIKSRGSRDQTTTSKQGGPAKSSFLASSSGHLQGRLSDSLNSNRERQHPRTMRNPGETGGNDQPFGSFNQRPPTFGNPSVASGSGRNQMVGGGVKQSGNRRPLFGNGGKMYGERENVNPFSNHFGEEKPFQNRQVREESNSMKRPYMDDGMEGPSGQGQNDQPSFSGPFRTAKEQLNIENQKKFGRGRGTVSTSSYGATKKSLGTRRGPSSRFVPPVMNREENEEPDDVGVKAITRSVLGKNGEKGEEVTDERLKGIEPKMIELIMNEIMDHGPQLSWDDIAGLEFAKKTIKEIVVWPMLRPDIFTGLRGPPKGLLLFGPPGTGKTLIGKCIASQSKSTFFSISASSLTSKWVGEGEKMVRAMFAVARCHQPAVVFIDEIDSLLSQRSDGEHEASRRIKTEFLIQLDGAATLSDERILVIGATNRPQEIDEAARRRFVKRLYIPLPEGEARKHIVLNLLSQQTYQLSEAELNAIQLKSEGYSGSDMSYLCKEAALGPIRSMPFGDIENITADQVRPIMYEDFEAAFHQVRASVSDKDLDLYLEWDRMFGSTSNRR, encoded by the exons ATGAACGTGAATGATGAATATGACAAGCAGTTTTTAAACCAGTATCAAACACTGTTTTTGTCGGATAAACTGACTAATGGAACGCCAGGCGAAAAAGCAGACGTATATAGACGTCTGATGGGGCAGCTCCAGTTAGCACGGAATCATGGAAG GTTAAGCAGTGATAATTTGGAGCTTCTGTTAAAAGAGTACTGGAGACCTTACACTGCTATTGTGGATACTCATAACACAGAACAAG gCTTGAATAACTTTGCTGAGGGAGCACTATCAATATGCAGCAAATACAGAAATG AAAGCCAGAAATGGAAGAGTTCTTTGTCACTGGAGAAAGTACAACAGATGGAGAGTTACAAAAAATACTTGGCTGATGTCAAG GATAAGCAGGAAAAATTGCTTCCTGAAGGGAGGCAGTCAGAGATTGtgataaaatctagaggttccAGGGACCAGACCACTACCAGTAAGCAAGGGGGACCAGCAAAGTCTAGTTTTCTGGCCAGCAGCAGTGGCCACTTACAGGGCCGGTTATCTGACAGCCTGAATTCTAATCGTGAAAGGCAGCATCCAAGGACAATGAGAAATCCAGGGGAAACTGGAG GGAATGACCAGCCATTTGGAAGCTTTAATCAAAGACCACCTACATTTGGCAACCCTTCAGTTGCTTCAGGAAGTGGGAGAAATCAGATGGTAGGGGGAGGAGTCAAACAGTCTGGGAACAGGAGACCTTTGTTTGGAAATGGAGGGAAAATGTATGGGGAGAGAGAAAATGTCAACCCGTTTTCTAACCATTTTGGTGAAGAAAAGCCGTTTCAGAACAGACAAGTGAGGGAAGAG AGTAATTCCATGAAGAGACCCTACATGGACGATGGTATGGAAGGACCTAGCGGTCAGGGACAAAATGACCAGCCAAGTTTTTCTGGCCCATTCAGAACAGCAAAAGAACAACTG aatATTGAGAACCAGAAAAAGTTTGGGAGAGGGAGAGGAACGGTATCAACGTCTTCCTATGGAGCTACCAAGAAGTCTCTGGGTACAAG acgGGGCCCAAGCAGTAGGTTTGTGCCACCTGTGatgaatagagaagaaaatgaaGA ACCTGATGATGTAGGTGTAAAAGCCATCACGCGGTCTGTGTTGGGTAAGAATGGAGAGAAAGGTGAAGAAGTGACAGATGAACGACTGAAAGGAATAGAACCCAAGATGATAGAACTGATCATGAATGAG ATCATGGATCATGGGCCTCAGCTTTCCTGGGATGATATCGCCGGTCTAGAATTTGCCAAGAAAACCATTAAAGAAATTGTTGTTTGGCCTATGTTAAGACC AGACATATTCACGGGACTGCGGGGCCCACCAAAGGGGCTGCTGCTGTTTGGACCTCCAGGCACAGGCAAAACCCTGATAG GTAAATGCATTGCTAGTCAGTCCAAGTCTACCTTCTTCAGCATCAGTGCTTCTTCACTCACTTCTAAATGG GTTGGTGAGGGAGAGAAGATGGTGCGTGCAATGTTTGCTGTGGCCCGGTGTCATCAGCCAGCGGTTGTGTTCATTGACGAGATAGACTCCCTACTGTCACAGAGATCCGATGGAGAACATGAAGCCTCGCGCAGGATCAAAACAGAGTTCCTTATACAGCTG GATGGGGCTGCCACTTTGTCTGATGAAAGAATTCTAGTCATAGGAGCTACTAACAG ACCACAAGAAATTGATGAGGCTGCAAGACGGCGGTTTGTGAAGAGACTGTATATTCCACTTCCAGAGGGCGAGGCTCGTAAACACATCGTCCTCAATCTCCTGTCACAGCAGACTTATCAGCTGTCTGAGGCAGAGTTAAACGCCATTCAACTCAAGTCTGAAG GCTACTCTGGGTCGGATATGTCCTACCTGTGCAAAGAGGCGGCACTAGGACCGATCAGGTCAATGCCATTTGGGGACATAGAAAACATTACAGCTGATCAG GTGAGACCAATAATGTATGAGGACTTTGAAGCTGCCTTCCATCAGGTGAGAGCCAGTGTCTCCGACAAAGATCTGGACCTCTACTTAGAGTGGGACAGAATGTTTGGAAGCACCAGTAACCGCAGATAG
- the LOC105342058 gene encoding deoxynucleotidyltransferase terminal-interacting protein 2, giving the protein MKYLLESRFSSSDEDSSSDEEVNELASALSESIAKHITVKRQQKSANVDNSIFVLDKTPGNVPLKSPENDNKEKSSGKTNIKKSKKKTKKNYDGLSSYIHCNIDIMDPSTYKPKQGEHKKQKNKGKETKTDRVVQELMKKSVITPDFEKQDSLEPYEEGRRKQKLKRKKEKAMTKGKGWFDMKAPEMTDEAKMNLEMLKMRKALDPKRFYKNNDMKGLPKFFQFGKVVESAADFYHSRVPKKKRKANLVQELLADAEFRQYNKRKYVEIQEAKKKGDGPYKRMRRLKKKKKIN; this is encoded by the exons atgaaatatctGTTGGAATCAAGATTTTCTTCTTCGGATGAAGATAGCTCATCCGATGAAGAAGTAAACGAGCTGGCATCAGCTCTAAGTGAAAGTATCGCCAAACATATCACAGTGAAGCGACAGCAAAAGAGTGCAAATGTTGACAATTCTATTTTTGTGTTGGACAAAACACCTGGAAATGTTCCACTAAAGTCTCCAGAAAACGACAACAAAGAAAAGTCCAGTGGAAAAACAAATATCAAGAAATCAAAGAAGAAAACTAAGAAAAACTA TGATGGTTTATCTTCATACATACACTGTAACATTGACATCATGGACCCAAGTACATATAAACCTAAACAAGGagaacataaaaaacaaaagaataaaGGAAAGGAAACCAAGACAGACAGAGTAGTGCAG GAACTCATGAAGAAGAGCGTGATTACACCAGACTTTGAAAAACAAGATTCCCTGGAGCCATATGAAGAAGGTCgaagaaaacaaaaactaaaaagaAAG AAAGAGAAGGCTATGACAAAGGGCAAAGGCTGGTTTGACATGAAGGCCCCAGAAATGACAGATGAAGCCAAAATGAATTTGGAGATGCTCAAGATGAGGAAGGCTCTGGATCCAAAACGCTTCTACAAGAACAATGACATGAAGGGTCTGCCCAAGTTCTTCCAGTTTGGAAAAGTGGTGGAATCAGCAGCAGACTTCTATCACTCCAGAGTTCCCAAGAAGAAGCGGAAAGCCAACCTGGTCCAGGAGCTGCTAGCTGATGCTGAATTCAGACA AtacaacaaaagaaaatatgttgaGATTCAGGAAGCCAAGAAGAAAGGAGATGGACCTTATAAAAGAATGAGaagattaaagaaaaagaagaaaataaattaa
- the LOC117684263 gene encoding tetraspanin-18B isoform X3: MAEFNEVFEPLKKSTNQKKYSTTSNDTSQRSAAHSRKIHIRAARRKKDRCFHYLAGVLHCYNVFLLVLGSGVVGSGIWLLVKDYNARELSALFNIFHLEYMAYFLTCGGGAVFVLAFCGCCGTMKKEKFVLGFYGGVLILVLLLLVGGSVMGFMLKGKVSILDEDIKLHFIRTLEVQYGVDTSKNPENNLITDAWDAMQRTLKCCGAYGDQDSLTSWAFYRNTDWYVKRPTHIMYPFVPKSCCVPGKNEYDCQGIRNEFNGYPVKPPPPARGTIQNPNLYQEGCYDKAIEYIKQHSLYITLACAIVPILLLVGIIVSCYMCCTVKNDDDEDDDEEENEAHV; encoded by the exons ATGGCAGAATTCAACGAAGTTTTTGAg cCGCTGAAAAAGAGTACAAATCAGAAGAAATACAGCACGACCTCGAATGACACGTCACAGAGGTCAGCGGCGCACAGTCGGAAGATCCACATCCGGGCGGCGCGGAGGAAAAAAGACCGGTGTTTCCACTACCTGGCGGGGGTTCTTCATTGTTACAACGTGTTTCTGTTG GTGCTAGGGTCGGGTGTGGTAGGGTCAGGGATATGGCTGCTGGTGAAGGACTACAACGCCAGGGAGTTGTCTGCCCTGTTCAACATTTTCCACCTGGAGTATATGGCCTACTTTCTGACCTGTGGGGGCGGGGCTGTCTTCGTCCTGGCCTTTTGTGGGTGCTGCGGGACCATGAAGAAAGAGAAGTTCGTCCTAGGATTT TATGGCGGCGTGCTCATCCTGGTGCTGCTGTTACTGGTCGGGGGAAGTGTGATGGGATTCATGTTGAAAGGAAAAGTAAGTATA CTGGACGAGGATATCAAACTCCATTTCATACGGACTCTTGAGGTGCAGTACGGCGTGGATACCAGTAAGAACCCCGAGAACAACCTGATTACGGACGCCTGGGACGCCATGCAGAGAACG CTTAAATGCTGTGGTGCGTATGGTGACCAAGATTCCCTGACATCTTGGGCGTTTTATAGGAACACGGATTGGTACGTCAAGCGACCCACCCACATCA TGTACCCCTTTGTACCAAAGAGCTGTTGTGTGCCTGGTAAGAATGAGTACGACTGTCAGGGAATAAGGAACGAATTCAACGGTTACCCGGTCAAACCGCCCCCTCCAGCCAGGGGCACGATACAAAACCCCAACCTGTATCAAGAG GGTTGCTATGACAAAGCAATAGAGTACATCAAGCAGCACTCTCTGTACATCACCTTAGCATGTGCCATTGTGCCGATTCTATTG CTGGTGGGTATCATCGTCTCCTGCTACATGTGCTGTACCGTCAAAAACGATGACGACGAAGATGATGACGAGGAGGAAAACGAAGCTCACGTCTGA
- the LOC117684263 gene encoding tetraspanin-18B isoform X2, with protein sequence MTSKLNQSIELTTGKVANLVRHCEASIQRSLGPTDSLERPLKKSTNQKKYSTTSNDTSQRSAAHSRKIHIRAARRKKDRCFHYLAGVLHCYNVFLLVLGSGVVGSGIWLLVKDYNARELSALFNIFHLEYMAYFLTCGGGAVFVLAFCGCCGTMKKEKFVLGFYGGVLILVLLLLVGGSVMGFMLKGKLDEDIKLHFIRTLEVQYGVDTSKNPENNLITDAWDAMQRTLKCCGAYGDQDSLTSWAFYRNTDWYVKRPTHIMYPFVPKSCCVPGKNEYDCQGIRNEFNGYPVKPPPPARGTIQNPNLYQEGCYDKAIEYIKQHSLYITLACAIVPILLLVGIIVSCYMCCTVKNDDDEDDDEEENEAHV encoded by the exons ATGACGTCGAAGTTAAACCAGTCGATAGAACTGACCACTGGTAAGGTAGCTAACCTGGTCAGGCACTGCGAGGCCAGCATCCAGCGGTCACTCGGACCCACAGACTCTTTAGAACGT cCGCTGAAAAAGAGTACAAATCAGAAGAAATACAGCACGACCTCGAATGACACGTCACAGAGGTCAGCGGCGCACAGTCGGAAGATCCACATCCGGGCGGCGCGGAGGAAAAAAGACCGGTGTTTCCACTACCTGGCGGGGGTTCTTCATTGTTACAACGTGTTTCTGTTG GTGCTAGGGTCGGGTGTGGTAGGGTCAGGGATATGGCTGCTGGTGAAGGACTACAACGCCAGGGAGTTGTCTGCCCTGTTCAACATTTTCCACCTGGAGTATATGGCCTACTTTCTGACCTGTGGGGGCGGGGCTGTCTTCGTCCTGGCCTTTTGTGGGTGCTGCGGGACCATGAAGAAAGAGAAGTTCGTCCTAGGATTT TATGGCGGCGTGCTCATCCTGGTGCTGCTGTTACTGGTCGGGGGAAGTGTGATGGGATTCATGTTGAAAGGAAAA CTGGACGAGGATATCAAACTCCATTTCATACGGACTCTTGAGGTGCAGTACGGCGTGGATACCAGTAAGAACCCCGAGAACAACCTGATTACGGACGCCTGGGACGCCATGCAGAGAACG CTTAAATGCTGTGGTGCGTATGGTGACCAAGATTCCCTGACATCTTGGGCGTTTTATAGGAACACGGATTGGTACGTCAAGCGACCCACCCACATCA TGTACCCCTTTGTACCAAAGAGCTGTTGTGTGCCTGGTAAGAATGAGTACGACTGTCAGGGAATAAGGAACGAATTCAACGGTTACCCGGTCAAACCGCCCCCTCCAGCCAGGGGCACGATACAAAACCCCAACCTGTATCAAGAG GGTTGCTATGACAAAGCAATAGAGTACATCAAGCAGCACTCTCTGTACATCACCTTAGCATGTGCCATTGTGCCGATTCTATTG CTGGTGGGTATCATCGTCTCCTGCTACATGTGCTGTACCGTCAAAAACGATGACGACGAAGATGATGACGAGGAGGAAAACGAAGCTCACGTCTGA
- the LOC117684263 gene encoding tetraspanin-18B isoform X1 → MTSKLNQSIELTTGKVANLVRHCEASIQRSLGPTDSLERPLKKSTNQKKYSTTSNDTSQRSAAHSRKIHIRAARRKKDRCFHYLAGVLHCYNVFLLVLGSGVVGSGIWLLVKDYNARELSALFNIFHLEYMAYFLTCGGGAVFVLAFCGCCGTMKKEKFVLGFYGGVLILVLLLLVGGSVMGFMLKGKVSILDEDIKLHFIRTLEVQYGVDTSKNPENNLITDAWDAMQRTLKCCGAYGDQDSLTSWAFYRNTDWYVKRPTHIMYPFVPKSCCVPGKNEYDCQGIRNEFNGYPVKPPPPARGTIQNPNLYQEGCYDKAIEYIKQHSLYITLACAIVPILLLVGIIVSCYMCCTVKNDDDEDDDEEENEAHV, encoded by the exons ATGACGTCGAAGTTAAACCAGTCGATAGAACTGACCACTGGTAAGGTAGCTAACCTGGTCAGGCACTGCGAGGCCAGCATCCAGCGGTCACTCGGACCCACAGACTCTTTAGAACGT cCGCTGAAAAAGAGTACAAATCAGAAGAAATACAGCACGACCTCGAATGACACGTCACAGAGGTCAGCGGCGCACAGTCGGAAGATCCACATCCGGGCGGCGCGGAGGAAAAAAGACCGGTGTTTCCACTACCTGGCGGGGGTTCTTCATTGTTACAACGTGTTTCTGTTG GTGCTAGGGTCGGGTGTGGTAGGGTCAGGGATATGGCTGCTGGTGAAGGACTACAACGCCAGGGAGTTGTCTGCCCTGTTCAACATTTTCCACCTGGAGTATATGGCCTACTTTCTGACCTGTGGGGGCGGGGCTGTCTTCGTCCTGGCCTTTTGTGGGTGCTGCGGGACCATGAAGAAAGAGAAGTTCGTCCTAGGATTT TATGGCGGCGTGCTCATCCTGGTGCTGCTGTTACTGGTCGGGGGAAGTGTGATGGGATTCATGTTGAAAGGAAAAGTAAGTATA CTGGACGAGGATATCAAACTCCATTTCATACGGACTCTTGAGGTGCAGTACGGCGTGGATACCAGTAAGAACCCCGAGAACAACCTGATTACGGACGCCTGGGACGCCATGCAGAGAACG CTTAAATGCTGTGGTGCGTATGGTGACCAAGATTCCCTGACATCTTGGGCGTTTTATAGGAACACGGATTGGTACGTCAAGCGACCCACCCACATCA TGTACCCCTTTGTACCAAAGAGCTGTTGTGTGCCTGGTAAGAATGAGTACGACTGTCAGGGAATAAGGAACGAATTCAACGGTTACCCGGTCAAACCGCCCCCTCCAGCCAGGGGCACGATACAAAACCCCAACCTGTATCAAGAG GGTTGCTATGACAAAGCAATAGAGTACATCAAGCAGCACTCTCTGTACATCACCTTAGCATGTGCCATTGTGCCGATTCTATTG CTGGTGGGTATCATCGTCTCCTGCTACATGTGCTGTACCGTCAAAAACGATGACGACGAAGATGATGACGAGGAGGAAAACGAAGCTCACGTCTGA